A window of Hordeum vulgare subsp. vulgare chromosome 5H, MorexV3_pseudomolecules_assembly, whole genome shotgun sequence genomic DNA:
aagccccctcccccccccccccccccccgcgccgcgccgcgcgAAGCCACCGCATCACCTCTAGGAATGTGCAGGACTTCTACCCGCTCGACGTGGCATCCCTTGTGGCGCCCTGAAGATGGAATAATATTCTTTTCACCTATCTTCCCGTCTAGTAGTGAGTTTAGCATCGTTGGAGGGCGTGTGAAGGTTTGcctcgatctcgtcggattcggtCAGGTTCTTTTTTCGATCTTCTTGTATGCATTTTATGTTCGTGTGTCTACAAGTTTCTCATCGATGGCGGTGGCTATTCTATTGTGTTGGTCATGTATGGTCTTACCACCATGGTGACTTTTCGACTATCTATTAGAATATAAAGTTTATCCGACTTCGACGAGGGAAGTCAATGACGCCCGCCTTTAGTAGTTGTCCTTAGGTGGTTTACAAATCTTGATAGAATTTTTACTGCTTTTGGCATAGTAATACTCTCTTTTTTAGGATATAAGTAATACTGCCATGGTAGTAATTTAAAAGTTTTTTTGAAGAAGAACTACTAAGCTTGAAAGAGGCGCATACACAAACGACCGAGTATGTACGTAGCGTGTAGCAGTTTCTACTCATTTTGGATGTATTCGGGCTAGGCGAGTGTTTAGGATGTATAGCTTGTTCGTGTCATGTCCTACTCTGCCTTTCTATTGTAAACATTCTCTTCTACCTATCCCTTCGTTTTTCTACTCCGCTTATAAGATTTGTGTCAAATCAAACATTACGAAGCATGACTAAATTTATATAAAAAGATATCAACATCTGCAATACCAAATAtttataatatgaaactacatttcATAAAGAATCTATTGATATAGATTCAATATTataaatgttgatatttttttataAACTTTGTCAAAGCAAAGATACTTTGACTTTAGACAAATTTATATGCAAATTAAAAAAAGAGTATCCATGAAATGTTGGGTATTCACGACACTGTTTTTTTTTAAGAATCTAGAGCTTTATATATTACGATGCGGgattatataaatatatataaagCTCTTGattctcaaaaaaaataaaagagtatGAACTGTTTTTACTCAGACCCCACCACTAGGAGGCACGCAGCAGCTGATTCTCACCGCAGCCTCGGTCGCCACGCGCCCCCGTCTCGTTGGCAGCCCTCCCCAACGTTCGTGACGCGGGACCGATTCCGGTCCAGCTGACCACCACCAGTCCACCACTACTCGCCGGAACCCGAGACCCCACGCGACAGTGCCACCGACGACAAGTCTCCTGCTGCGGCCGCTCACGATCACGAGCCCGACAACGACCGAGCCGGCTCCCCGCCCGTCTCAGCTATAAAGCCGCGCGTGCAGCCCACGCCTCCGGCCCGTTTCAGTTCATCCGCATCCAcccatccacaacaacaaaaaagtaaTTCCGGTTCGCTCCTCCTCTCGCGAAGCAACTGGTAGGCCGGCGCCAGCCATGTCGTCGCTCGCCGTCGGCTACGGGCTCGAACTGGAGCTGGAGTTAGGGATCTGGTTCGCGGGGCTCTTCTCGCCGccggagctggcggcggcggaccTGCTGCTGCAGCTCAGCGTGCTGGGAGAGGCGGAGAAGGCTGAGGCCAGGAAGTCCTCGCGGTCTTCGGCGAGCTCGTGCTGCGAGGGCCTCCCCGTCGAGGTGGAAGGGCGGTGCGTCGAGGAGACCGCGGCGCCGACGGAGCCGGACGGGAGGGCGAGGAAGAGGTACCGCCCGGTGTCGGAGCTCTACCACGACACGATCCCGCTGACTTCCGCCGCCGACgccgtgaagaagaagaggaggaagaggcacCACGACCGCGACGGTTCGTGGTCATCGTCGGAGGCGACGAGGTACGGCGGAGACTACTAGAGTAGAGAGTAGAGAGAGAAAGCAGTACTACACAGGTAGAAAAATGGCTCTTGTGTAATTACGCAGTGGTTTCCCCACTATCTCCGCCTCTTTTCAGAGACAAAATCGTGTTCAGAAAGACGAAGCAGATGGTTGGCGCCTCCCctttttgaattcaaaatttgaaTCTGGGCTTCCGAAATCTGCAAACTTCGGAGCTCATCATTACAAAGTAGTGAATCTAGCGTTCCCTCCAACACGATTCGAATTCGAATCCGGTTAGACAAGATCGGAGGTCTGGTCCATCCTGATGTGGGAATGGGTTTGGACAGCTGGACAGCCCAAACGAGTATAGGAGTACGTAGTCGTATAGTTTGCTTACAAGCGCACGCCAACGATCTTGGCATGCTCTGAATTTTCTTACTAATTTGTTTTACTATGTGTTAGAACTATCTTTTGTAATCCAGCTCTGTACTCTAGCAGTGCCCTTTCACGGGATTTTGGGCTAATTTTGTCCAAAAATAGCATGTCAAAGAATTTTCTACTCCTTCTCTGAATGTTCATGGCTACTTAAATGGCTAGCTATGTAGCTAGGCTTGCAGTTACCGCTTGGTATGAGGGATTTGCTATCTCAAAAAACAGTTAAACAGCAACCCATGAGTTCCAGCTCTACAGATAGCCAAGCATTGATCTCATCTTGGCAAGTTGAAGCTATAGATATGCACAAGACTAGAGTTGTTGCTGATTACCACAGCGTAAACACATGAAAGTGTTATGCTATTATCGCACTTTTTTCAGGTGTACGTACATGCATGATTGCCCTTTCTACTTTACCCTTTTTTTTGTGATGAGAGGAAATGAGGAATGGCGGGCGCTTCAGGGTGGGGACGTGGTATATAAAGCTGTCTGGGTTTCTTCTTTCTTCCACGTGATTTACTTCTGATCGTCATATTCAGTGACCCGAGAGACCATGATCACTTGCAAACCATCGGTCCAGATTCAATTCATAGAATTGACGTGTGATGTTTAGACTTTTTTCTTAATTTTATTTCGTTCAGGGGCAAGTTTGGTGCATTGTGCGGCCACTCATCAAGATAATCCACGAGATATTAAATTCACTCCCTAAAAAGTATGTATGGATGGTCAAGCGAAAAAAAATGCCGGTTCCGATTTTATGGGGACGAGCCGTTATGCTCCTCCCCAACCTTTGTTGGCCATGGCCATAGAACATCTTTTTTCTCTTCCGAGAACAAAGGCGGTGATGAGTCTGATGAGGATGTGTGCAATGGTGGAGGCGTTGTTGCGACGGCATCACACGGTGGTGTGGATGTCAACGGGCTGGGGGTACGCCAAGTAACAGTAGGAGATCCATATTGTCGTGCTCGGTGGAGAGTCTAGTAGGTACAAGATGGCCATCAAGGCAGGGCAGTTCAGTTCGAAGCCCATGGGAGAGAGCCTGCGGCCACGGTGGCAGAGGGAACGCATCGATGTCGCCATTTATGACCGCCTACACATCAATGAACAGGCGTGCTGCATATTCGTGAACACTAAATCGTACTTCCTCCTTCTTGACCTCCTTGACGGTGAATCTAAGAGATTGCATGTATTACTGCAATGCTAGTTGACTatcaaagtatgtctatatacattcgtatgtagttccctAGTTAATTCTCTAAAAAGACTCGTATTTAGGAATGGATGGAGTATATTTTTAAAGTTCCCAAATTGAAGACCCGATGCCACAGGTATATACGGCTTGTTCACATGATTCCAACAAGCTCAAATCGGAGTTTGTGAAGAAACGACAAGCACACATGCCATTCCAAGTCCTCCGGTAAGTGCTCCCGTGAGGGCGAATGGTAGGAAGCATGACTGCTCACTCGGGTCACAACAATAACTACGTCGCTCGTGGTGGCCTGGTGTGGTGTTGTGAGTTATCGGGTGCCTTCCCCATGACCATGTGTGATGCACCAGCGATGTTAGTTGTCGCTTCAACATTTGTGGTCCTCAAAAACACCATCACTACGCGCATCGGTTGTGTGCAACCGGTGATATTGCGGCAACACGACGGAGACGAGcgacagatcggtcggaatggaaTGATGTGGAGGTGGCGGTGGTGTCCATGTGTGCCCTACACATatcatgtttgatgaagatgtgtCCTTGCACCCAATTCCCAGTCGAAGACAATGCTCATGGGGCTTAGGTGCACCAGAGGTTTTCCATCAGCATAAAATAGTGTGACATATGCCTCCATTCACATAGAGGACGCCGGGTAATGATCCTGGGGatgtggtggatgttgcaagtTAGTTAATGCCAGTGTGGAATGGCAATTGAAAGATCTGTGCTGTGACATGGATGACCTCtacatgattgtggtgatggcctAAGGTGGGATTTCATCCCAATTGTCTGCTAGGGCCACTTTGACATGGCACAAAGTACTGCTACCTAAGGTGGGATTTCATCCCAATTGTCTGCTAGGGCCACTTTGACATGGCACAAAGTACTGCTGGCATGACTTCAAAAGAGTCATCGTCATATTTTGAATGAAACACCCCTTCATGCCAGGGGTGAAAAATCTTGTTTTGGACTTTGTTCGTTGGAGCCAACGACATGGAACTTGAGTTGCTACCTTGTTGAAGGCGGAGTTTATTGGTTGTGTGATGGCCTTATGTGGTTGGTCTCGACATCcaacatgaaaatcatcatcccAACCATCTTTGACCGGACAGGGCCAACTTGAGGAACCATTGTTGGGAACCCCTATCTGAATATGGCAAGACCTTTCATAACATTAATTATGACAGTACCAAATATGGATAAAGTTATACCAAGAAGGAGCCGATCAAGAAAAGGGGGTGGGTAGGTTAATGTTACTCAAGAACAATTTTATCTTGTTCATACCTTCTCTACAACGATAGATGCTATCAACGCGGAGGTGGATCATCACTTTAATGACATGACTTCAGAATCACTTTGTGAATTTGCTTACCTTCACCCAAGAGACTCATTTTCCAAGTTTGATTTGGACAAAGTTGCTCAACTTACGAACATCTACGATGCATATTTCTCCAATGATGATCGTAAGCGTGTAAAAAATGACCTTGACTTGTTCATCAACCATATGAAAAGACATGATGACTTTAGTGTTTGTTAAGGCCTTGCAAACCTAGGCAAAAAAGTTTGAACTTTAAAGAAATGTCATGTTCCCTATGGTTATCGCCTTATTGAGTTAGGGTTGTTTCTACAGTTGGCAACAATATCACTTCAACAATGAAGATTATCAAGACCGGGTTGCTCAATAAGATGTCCAATGGTTGGCTCAATAACTTAATTTCGTACTACATCCAGGGAGATAGAGAGACATCTAAAGGAATTAATCCCACTGAAATTGAGACAGAATTTCATATTTTAAGAGAGAATTTCAAATAtatatttcagatttttttgaaatgtaaaaatatgatttgTCATGGATTTTGAATTTTGCGTTTGGAGgcctccaaaagcaatttccgtATGTATTCTTTCTAACTATCTTCACTAGCATATGTGCTTGCTACGAGTATATCCTACTAGTTACTAATTCATGATTTATTTATGGTTTTGATGTTTAATAGATCATCTTTATGCATGTCTAGTTAATATGGATAATACATTGGCAATCGGCCATCCATTTAATCTTCATTATATGAGGTATTTAAAGTGTTAATCTTAACTTTTGGATCTTCATTAGATGAGTATATAGACTATTCTGATGAACTCTTCCATAGTTGAGTTGCACATAGTTTCTTTCTTTCATAAATTCCGCCACATCTAATAATTATCCTTCTTCCGTCATTGATTGACggcattagtaaccttgttgatgTTGTCGGGCGTGCTCTGCTGCTCCTCGTATACATGATATGTCCGGTTGCCTGATTTTTATATCAGGATTGTGAACATATACGGTTGTCGAGGCATGAGGTCTAGCTTGCAGCAATATCTTTCATTCAAAGTGGGAGCGCTAGTACATGTGGTGACTTAAGATTGGTGGTGCCTTTGAACACATGATTTCGAGTTCTGGAGTGAAGACTTTAGGCCTGACCTTCTCCAGCTTGTACGTGGTAGTTGTGTTCCACATCATTTCCTTGCTTGAGGCATTGTTTGAAGTTTCTTTGAAGTCTCTTCAGGGTGAAAACCCAAGATCGATACCACCACCAATGGCGCTCAAGCGTCGTATCCTTTCATAAAGGGTTCGTTGTTAAAGCATTTTTCCCATGATCAGGTTCTATCATTGATGGTGCCCCATGTTGATGTTTGTTGGTGTATGTTTGGGTTTGCTTCGATGAGATTTTCGATGGACAcgttcttttttttgtgtgtgtgtatttAGATTGAATGTGTGCATCTTAATTACATAGAGGTTAAGTGTGATGTGTGTAGTCTTTCAATGCGACACTATTAACAAATAAAAATCGCCTTTTGTAAAAAATGTAGAGATAACAACAAGTAGGGAGAGAAGTTGGATAATACAACTACCATATCATGTCAAGTTAGCCGCATAAACTTAGAGCGGTACATCGAGCATGAAACCACACCAAATACAATTAGAATACCACATACGTATTATATTATGAAAATATCGATAACAATTGCCGTGAAAGCTTGCACAAGTCTAATTATTTTCGAGCCAGGCAGGCAGGTTGATGTTTATGCAAACTACCTAGGAGGAAAATAGTTTGCAGGCAAAAAAGCCCAGCCTAAATAGCGAAATGACGAAAACAAATCTCCGCCGCGAACAATAGAAACTCAACCTGAAAAGCAAAAGAAATTAGCCGACGAGCGTCCACGGCAACCAACCCACCCTCGCCAAATCGCCCATGAAAACACCACAGCGCGAGATGCAGCCGGCGAAGGCGAAGCCGGCGCCGGAGCCCAGGAGGAAGGGCGCCGCGGCGCGGGCGCGGGCGCCTGCGGAGGAGGCCTTCACGGCGCGCGAGCTCGACGCGGCGAGGCAGCTCATCCACCTGAGCGAGAGCAGCGCGTCCTCGGGCACCACGGGCGCCCGCCCCATCGCAGCCGCCGCGGCCTCGGGCGGCTCCTCCCCGCGCTCCGTCAACG
This region includes:
- the LOC123397057 gene encoding uncharacterized protein LOC123397057; translation: MKTPQREMQPAKAKPAPEPRRKGAAARARAPAEEAFTARELDAARQLIHLSESSASSGTTGARPIAAAAASGGSSPRSVNAPPTPGAVFLGGCADREEEEEREVAGSQRRLKRYRLIAEIYAATEEIGGRSGSGGKNRKD